In the genome of Deinococcus deserti VCD115, one region contains:
- a CDS encoding aminotransferase class V-fold PLP-dependent enzyme, with protein sequence MTGQDRPLADYTPLNRERLIAPGPVEVDPRVLLELAQPQMHHRAQAGIDKLMEARAKLTRLLGDPYDAVITTSSGTGAFEGALVSTTPSGARVVNAQAGKFSERWGEMARRFGYDTQIVAKPWGEMLDPDEIASATKDAHTLCITHSETSTGALHDLQAIASAARAGNPDLIIIADCITSYGVAELRPAEWGVDVIVSGSQKGTATPPGLGFVLFSPQVQERLIRDTPHGFYLDMTRELAGQKAGSTPQTPAINLLYALSTALDRLISVPLEVLWAEQARKTQALIAAGTALGAPAWAARPSPAVAVLTPPAGLTGRQVAGRLAQMGQRALPGQAPHEDTVFRVSTMGYADRYDALAIAGILEDCFSDLGAPVARGEAVQAAWRALSAS encoded by the coding sequence ATGACAGGTCAAGACCGCCCGCTGGCCGACTACACGCCTCTCAACCGTGAGCGCCTGATCGCTCCCGGGCCAGTCGAGGTCGATCCTCGCGTGCTGCTGGAACTTGCGCAGCCGCAGATGCATCACCGTGCACAGGCTGGCATCGACAAACTGATGGAAGCCCGCGCCAAACTGACGCGGTTGCTGGGTGACCCCTATGACGCCGTGATTACCACCAGCAGTGGCACCGGCGCCTTTGAGGGCGCGCTGGTCAGCACCACCCCCAGCGGCGCCCGGGTGGTCAACGCGCAGGCTGGAAAATTCAGTGAACGCTGGGGCGAGATGGCCCGGCGGTTCGGCTACGACACCCAGATTGTGGCCAAACCCTGGGGTGAGATGCTTGACCCCGACGAGATCGCGTCAGCCACAAAGGACGCACATACGCTCTGTATTACCCACAGTGAAACCAGCACTGGCGCACTGCATGATCTGCAGGCCATCGCCAGCGCGGCCAGGGCAGGGAACCCGGATCTGATCATCATTGCCGACTGCATCACCAGCTACGGCGTCGCTGAACTGCGCCCAGCTGAATGGGGAGTGGACGTGATCGTCTCCGGCAGCCAGAAGGGCACGGCGACCCCGCCAGGGCTGGGGTTCGTGCTGTTCAGCCCACAGGTTCAGGAGCGGCTTATTCGTGATACGCCCCACGGGTTTTACCTGGATATGACGCGTGAACTGGCTGGTCAGAAGGCTGGAAGCACTCCCCAGACTCCAGCCATCAATCTGTTGTATGCGCTGAGCACCGCACTCGACCGCCTGATCAGCGTGCCGCTGGAAGTCCTGTGGGCCGAGCAGGCCCGCAAGACGCAGGCACTGATCGCGGCAGGAACCGCACTGGGAGCTCCAGCGTGGGCCGCGCGTCCCAGCCCGGCGGTAGCGGTCCTGACCCCACCTGCGGGGCTGACTGGCCGGCAGGTGGCGGGGCGGCTCGCCCAGATGGGCCAGCGTGCCCTGCCGGGTCAGGCACCTCATGAAGACACGGTATTCCGCGTCAGCACCATGGGGTACGCCGACCGGTATGACGCCCTGGCAATTGCCGGCATTCTGGAAGACTGCTTCTCGGATCTTGGTGCGCCGGTCGCCCGGGGAGAGGCTGTTCAGGCCGCCTGGAGAGCTCTGAGCGCGTCATAA
- a CDS encoding DUF3995 domain-containing protein, protein MEILIWPVVVVMLMVAGLHVAWGVGVTWPGRDARDLAQKVVGGSEGDPMPSPLACYAVAGALLVAAAALVLTLFPHGFQPPLRLLGFVTAGVFLLRGALGYVLPRLADTGQDFYRLNRVLYSPLCLALGGMTLLALLG, encoded by the coding sequence ATGGAAATCTTGATTTGGCCCGTAGTTGTTGTGATGCTTATGGTTGCGGGGCTACATGTGGCGTGGGGTGTGGGCGTAACGTGGCCGGGACGCGACGCTCGGGACCTCGCTCAGAAAGTGGTCGGTGGATCAGAAGGCGACCCGATGCCGTCGCCGCTCGCTTGTTATGCGGTTGCCGGCGCTCTGCTGGTTGCGGCTGCAGCCCTGGTTCTGACCTTATTTCCCCATGGCTTTCAGCCGCCGCTGCGGCTTCTAGGTTTCGTGACCGCTGGCGTTTTTCTGCTTCGTGGGGCACTGGGCTATGTCCTGCCACGCCTGGCAGACACCGGGCAGGACTTTTACAGGCTCAACCGCGTGCTGTACTCGCCTCTGTGCCTGGCGCTCGGAGGCATGACCCTGCTGGCGCTGCTGGGTTAA
- a CDS encoding TetR/AcrR family transcriptional regulator, with amino-acid sequence MRRKRGDWLAAGFDLLREEGEQALTLERLCGHMALTRGSFYHHFKGMPEYRQALLDAWKDSLTEQVIAQVPVSVSGLEALSVLDQAVTALDHRLDLAFRAWSLRDPAVREAMSEVDARRISALTLWHEQAGHPRAGNLAQLEYATFLGAQALGRVSDEGHLHSIHALAMSALIRELIRTEKPDAG; translated from the coding sequence GTGCGGCGTAAACGTGGCGATTGGCTGGCAGCGGGCTTTGACCTTCTGCGCGAGGAAGGCGAGCAGGCCCTAACGCTGGAGAGGTTGTGCGGGCACATGGCTCTGACCCGGGGATCCTTTTACCACCACTTCAAAGGAATGCCCGAGTACCGGCAGGCCCTGCTGGACGCCTGGAAGGACAGCCTGACGGAACAGGTGATTGCTCAGGTCCCTGTCAGCGTTTCGGGTCTGGAGGCGCTGTCTGTGCTGGATCAGGCTGTCACAGCCCTCGATCACCGCCTGGATCTGGCTTTCCGGGCGTGGTCGCTGCGTGATCCGGCGGTCAGGGAAGCAATGAGTGAGGTGGACGCACGGCGGATCAGCGCCCTGACCCTCTGGCATGAGCAGGCGGGGCACCCCCGCGCCGGGAACCTGGCTCAGCTGGAATACGCCACCTTTCTGGGTGCTCAGGCCCTTGGCCGGGTAAGCGACGAGGGCCACCTGCACAGCATCCACGCTTTGGCCATGTCGGCGCTCATTCGGGAGCTGATCCGGACGGAAAAGCCGGACGCAGGCTGA
- a CDS encoding FAD-dependent oxidoreductase: MRIVIVGGVAAGMSAASRARRQDPEAQIVVFERGDWISYGACGLPYVLGGDVKDFDALVARTPAQMRARGIGVRLGHEVTGVDSTAATITVQDRVSGQTLTEPYDRLLLATGVSALRPDWAQTDLSGVHFLREIPDGQAIEASLKGARRACVVGAGYIGIEMADALRARGLSVVLLEKAPEVAGRMLDPEYQRLVRAELEQHDVDVRCNTGVVSLTGRDGRVTGVQTEDGLVRADLVIVAVGIQPRTELARAAGVRLGKSGAVAVNARQETNVPGIYSAGDNTECIHRVTRRKVHIPLALSANRMGRVAGVNMAGGDARFPGVAGTGIFKVFELGAARTGLTQTDADTLGLNAVSVDVKSTDHAGYYRDAQPIFVRLTGERGSGRLLGAQLVGCGDSVKRVDVVAALLHRRASVQDLFESDLAYAPPYSGVWDVLLVAADRLSREL, encoded by the coding sequence ATGCGGATTGTGATTGTGGGAGGTGTGGCGGCGGGTATGTCAGCGGCCAGCCGCGCGCGGCGTCAGGATCCAGAGGCCCAGATCGTGGTGTTCGAGCGGGGAGACTGGATCAGTTACGGGGCATGTGGTCTCCCCTACGTGCTCGGTGGGGACGTAAAGGACTTTGACGCGCTGGTTGCGCGCACCCCTGCCCAGATGCGTGCCCGGGGCATTGGCGTGCGTCTGGGGCACGAGGTCACCGGAGTTGACTCCACAGCCGCGACCATCACGGTGCAGGACCGCGTTTCAGGGCAGACGCTGACCGAACCGTATGACCGGCTGCTCCTGGCAACAGGCGTTTCGGCGCTGCGGCCCGACTGGGCTCAGACCGACCTGAGCGGCGTGCATTTTCTGCGCGAGATTCCGGATGGTCAGGCCATTGAAGCTTCCCTGAAGGGCGCACGGCGGGCCTGCGTTGTCGGGGCTGGCTACATAGGCATAGAGATGGCCGATGCCCTGCGCGCGCGTGGTCTGAGCGTGGTGCTGCTGGAAAAAGCGCCAGAAGTTGCCGGTCGCATGCTGGACCCCGAGTACCAGCGCCTGGTCCGGGCTGAGCTGGAGCAGCATGACGTAGACGTCCGGTGCAATACCGGTGTGGTCAGCCTGACCGGACGGGATGGGCGTGTGACCGGGGTACAGACTGAGGACGGACTGGTCCGGGCTGATCTGGTTATCGTGGCCGTAGGGATCCAGCCCCGCACTGAACTGGCCCGGGCCGCTGGTGTCAGGTTGGGAAAAAGTGGCGCAGTCGCGGTCAATGCCCGCCAGGAAACCAACGTACCAGGCATCTACAGCGCTGGGGACAACACGGAATGCATCCACCGCGTGACCCGCCGTAAGGTGCATATCCCGCTGGCCTTGAGTGCCAACCGCATGGGACGGGTTGCAGGGGTCAACATGGCGGGAGGTGACGCCCGGTTTCCAGGGGTTGCCGGCACCGGAATCTTCAAGGTGTTCGAACTGGGGGCCGCCCGCACAGGCCTGACACAGACGGACGCCGATACTTTGGGCCTGAATGCCGTCAGTGTGGACGTAAAAAGCACCGACCATGCCGGGTATTACCGGGACGCCCAGCCCATTTTCGTGCGTCTGACCGGCGAACGGGGCAGCGGACGTCTGCTGGGTGCCCAGCTGGTGGGATGTGGAGACAGCGTCAAGCGGGTGGATGTGGTGGCCGCACTGCTGCATCGCCGTGCCAGCGTGCAGGATCTGTTCGAGTCCGACCTCGCCTACGCTCCGCCGTACAGTGGAGTGTGGGATGTCCTGCTGGTTGCGGCTGACCGGCTGAGCCGCGAGCTCTGA